The nucleotide window CTTCGCCGCCGGGGACCAGTACGACGGAAAGCCCAAGCCACACCGCAGTTGCGCCGACCGTTGCCACGATCGGCCCTTTCATGTCCGATGTCGCGGCGCGGCGATTGAGGGTCGCTTCGGCGACCCGGGATTTCCAGGATTGGACTATTTGCATGCTTTCGTGGCGCACCCGGTGGATGCCTCTCTCAGTTCTGGCGCAGCATGTTGCCTCGTGGCTGTTTGCGCCGGGGGTTGTTCAATTTCGTCGGGATATCCCAACGGAATTGCCCGTTTTGTTTGTACACGTGACCGTCTTTCATCACGAACCGGACGTCATAGAGGGCGGCAATGTCGTCCAGCGGGTTGGCGGGCATGGCAATGACGTCGGCATTCCGACCGGCCGCAATACGACCCGAGTTGGCACCGAGCAGATCTGCCGCATGCATGGTGGCCATGCGCAGGATGTGGGCATTCGGCAGTTCCGCATCCACGTAGCTGAACAGGAAGCTGATGGTCTGTTCGCCGCGGGTACGGCCTTCCTCATAGTAAACCACGTCAGATCCGAAGGCCATCGGCACACCCAGGGCATACGCACGCTTGTTGCGGTCGATGTTCGATTGGTAGCGTCGATCGCCCACCCGTGATGCCGGAAAGTCCGTCCCGACCAGGTATGTGCCGCGGTCCTTCATCAATTGCAGGGTTTCGTCGCTCGGACTGAATCCGTGTTCGATGGAGTCCACACCGCCGAGAACCGCATTCCGGATGCCTTCATCGGATGTCGCATGGGCCATGACGCCGACGCCCATGGCATGTGCTTCGTCAACGGCTGTCTTGACGTCCTCGACCGAATAATAGTAGGGTTGGTTGTCGATGATGAGTTTCACGAACGTGGCGCCGTAATGCACATTTTCCCGGACCGCGCGGATGATTTCCTCCTTCGAATCGGCATAGAAGTATTCCGGCTCACCCAATGCCGGTTTCTCAGGGTTCATCTGGAACTGTCCGCCGAAAGGGGCAATCATGCGACCGGCCGTTACCATGTTCGGGCCGGGAATCCAGCCGCCTTCAATGGCACGGCGCAGCGTTACATCACCGTAGAGTCCGTTGTTGCCGGTATCCCGGACCCAGACGAAGCCGGCCTCCAGCATGGATCGCGCCAGCATGGTGCCCTGTGCCACACGCATGGACGTGTCCTCGATGAGGGATGCGTAATAGTAGGAGCCATGGTCATCGATGTCGGATCCGTCCATTTCCTGCAGCGCCAGATGCGTATGCGCATCGATCAGCCCTGGCATGACGTACTGGTCAGACAGATCCACGACCAATGCATCGGACGGTGCCTGGACCGAGGGTCCGACCTGTGTGATCTTGCCATCGACCACCAGGATTTCCTGGTTGTCCAGGATCCGCCCATTTTCCACATCGATCAGATGGCCGGCTCGGAT belongs to Rhodothermales bacterium and includes:
- a CDS encoding amidohydrolase family protein; protein product: MKITPAFRFLSAAALIFMIAAPPSLAQTHVIRAGHLIDVENGRILDNQEILVVDGKITQVGPSVQAPSDALVVDLSDQYVMPGLIDAHTHLALQEMDGSDIDDHGSYYYASLIEDTSMRVAQGTMLARSMLEAGFVWVRDTGNNGLYGDVTLRRAIEGGWIPGPNMVTAGRMIAPFGGQFQMNPEKPALGEPEYFYADSKEEIIRAVRENVHYGATFVKLIIDNQPYYYSVEDVKTAVDEAHAMGVGVMAHATSDEGIRNAVLGGVDSIEHGFSPSDETLQLMKDRGTYLVGTDFPASRVGDRRYQSNIDRNKRAYALGVPMAFGSDVVYYEEGRTRGEQTISFLFSYVDAELPNAHILRMATMHAADLLGANSGRIAAGRNADVIAMPANPLDDIAALYDVRFVMKDGHVYKQNGQFRWDIPTKLNNPRRKQPRGNMLRQN